From Cyanobium sp. Tous-M-B4, the proteins below share one genomic window:
- a CDS encoding MlaD family protein: MRRSIREAVVGFSLLAAISSAVGLSFWLRGISLSRQNWSVKASFAEASGLAERSPVTYRGVLVGSVRRVTVTPEAVVAELEINHGDLNLARPTRAEIGEASLLGGEAEVALISSGPPLPPGSAKPRSKACNSTVAICNGATIEGIQGPSLTSVTTLMHKMLVETDQMKLLSKVSTAASSFERTAKDTSAFMKDGQTLAKELETSVKAAQPTITNLNSSSAHLRRVLAALDNPQTLKDLKATVSNAEQLTAKWNAVGGDVTKLTDDPRFMDGIRSVAVGLGKFFDELYPAQTEAARDKAAREKAAQAKP, from the coding sequence ATGCGCCGCAGCATCCGCGAAGCAGTTGTCGGCTTCTCCCTGTTAGCCGCTATTAGCAGTGCCGTTGGTCTCTCCTTCTGGTTGCGAGGCATCTCCCTAAGCAGGCAAAACTGGAGCGTCAAAGCCAGCTTCGCCGAAGCATCTGGCCTGGCAGAGCGCTCACCTGTGACCTACAGGGGGGTTTTGGTTGGCAGCGTGCGGCGCGTAACCGTGACACCCGAGGCGGTGGTTGCTGAGCTGGAAATCAACCATGGCGATTTAAATCTGGCGCGGCCTACTAGGGCGGAGATTGGCGAAGCCTCCTTACTTGGGGGCGAAGCCGAAGTTGCCCTGATCAGCAGCGGCCCGCCCTTGCCGCCAGGCTCTGCCAAGCCACGCTCCAAGGCCTGCAATTCGACCGTAGCCATCTGCAATGGCGCCACCATTGAGGGAATTCAGGGGCCAAGTCTCACCAGCGTGACCACGCTGATGCACAAGATGCTGGTGGAAACCGACCAGATGAAACTGCTGAGCAAGGTCTCAACCGCCGCCAGCAGCTTCGAGCGCACCGCCAAGGACACCTCGGCCTTCATGAAGGATGGCCAGACCCTGGCCAAAGAACTCGAAACGTCGGTTAAGGCAGCCCAGCCCACGATCACCAACCTCAACAGCAGCAGCGCCCACCTACGCCGGGTGCTCGCTGCCCTGGACAATCCCCAGACCCTGAAGGATCTCAAGGCCACCGTCAGCAATGCCGAGCAGCTCACCGCCAAATGGAATGCGGTGGGGGGTGATGTGACCAAACTCACCGACGACCCACGCTTCATGGACGGCATCCGCAGCGTGGCCGTGGGCTTGGGCAAATTCTTCGATGAGCTGTACCCGGCCCAGACCGAAGCCGCCCGGGACAAGGCCGCCCGAGAGAAAGCCGCGCAGGCAAAGCCCTAA